In a genomic window of Candidatus Latescibacterota bacterium:
- a CDS encoding polysaccharide biosynthesis C-terminal domain-containing protein — protein MTYKKVGIAMSWNIFARVARYLAGPVSYIIVVRLLGSYNWGMLSVLKTLSGFALIIVMIGGGNAVLKFLPGIRVSGGMDTFKSNLKKYFIIQMASWCVVMVMTWIFRDRISAIYMVQDGGFSLYLMVAVGLVIFKVGISMISNTLQSWYETRRLSIVIALGNAGYLIIMMLLLKAGMGIAGYLLAGAIIDLLMTAALFPQLAELVKSCPAGGGNPPALSQMMKFSLPFIVTGFLNQIIWRHSEVLFLGKWIGMEASGYFGLAYDIPQMALEFVPLTIWPIVMAGTSEIYSRDSGRLPEAVDLYFRLLFLLVIPVAAMGFAFARPLVPILFGIEMLPAAKFTQLFFVVFSYSFLYTPLSMALYVMEKSWVNMIVLALMAIVNIGLDIALIPRYGIWGAFIPVVIVLFLEVVVFNIAVRKIRKDIRTPVGFILKCYGAAAPVACLAITASRWDSIPALAIQMIVGIVLLIGGFRFMKVLGAREKELIMSLPVPFKEKIVALF, from the coding sequence ATGACATATAAAAAAGTGGGAATAGCGATGTCATGGAATATATTCGCCAGGGTAGCGCGCTACCTTGCGGGCCCTGTCAGCTACATTATCGTAGTGCGGTTACTTGGAAGTTATAACTGGGGTATGCTCAGTGTCCTGAAGACGCTTTCAGGTTTCGCACTGATAATCGTAATGATCGGAGGTGGAAATGCGGTACTTAAGTTTCTGCCGGGGATAAGGGTCAGCGGAGGGATGGACACTTTCAAGAGCAACCTGAAAAAATATTTTATAATACAGATGGCTTCATGGTGTGTCGTTATGGTGATGACATGGATCTTCAGGGATCGGATCAGTGCTATCTATATGGTTCAGGATGGTGGTTTCAGTCTCTATTTGATGGTCGCAGTGGGGTTGGTGATTTTCAAAGTCGGCATATCCATGATAAGCAACACCCTCCAATCATGGTATGAGACTAGAAGGCTCAGTATTGTAATTGCCTTGGGTAACGCTGGTTATCTTATTATTATGATGTTGCTTCTTAAGGCTGGTATGGGGATTGCCGGCTATCTTCTTGCAGGCGCGATTATCGATCTGCTCATGACTGCCGCGCTTTTTCCTCAGCTTGCAGAGCTCGTCAAGTCATGCCCTGCTGGCGGTGGTAATCCGCCAGCGCTTTCGCAAATGATGAAATTTTCTCTTCCATTCATCGTGACAGGCTTCCTCAATCAGATCATATGGAGGCATTCCGAGGTCCTGTTTCTCGGGAAATGGATCGGTATGGAAGCTTCCGGGTATTTTGGCCTCGCATACGACATTCCACAGATGGCCCTGGAATTCGTTCCGCTGACAATATGGCCCATTGTTATGGCAGGTACTTCGGAGATCTACTCGAGGGATTCCGGAAGACTGCCCGAGGCTGTCGACCTGTATTTCCGGCTCCTTTTTCTTCTGGTAATACCGGTAGCTGCTATGGGGTTCGCTTTCGCCAGGCCTCTTGTTCCAATACTTTTCGGGATCGAAATGCTTCCAGCCGCAAAGTTTACGCAACTGTTTTTCGTTGTCTTTTCATATTCCTTTCTCTATACTCCGCTCAGTATGGCACTGTATGTGATGGAAAAAAGCTGGGTTAACATGATTGTGCTAGCTTTGATGGCCATTGTAAATATAGGACTGGATATTGCATTGATTCCCAGATACGGCATCTGGGGAGCATTTATTCCTGTTGTGATCGTGCTTTTCCTGGAAGTCGTCGTGTTTAATATTGCTGTCAGGAAGATCCGAAAGGATATCCGAACTCCTGTCGGTTTTATTTTGAAGTGTTATGGGGCTGCGGCTCCTGTTGCCTGTCTGGCGATCACGGCTTCGAGATGGGATTCGATTCCGGCTCTGGCCATTCAGATGATTGTCGGGATAGTATTGCTTATTGGCGGATTCAGGTTTATGAAGGTACTGGGGGCCAGGGAGAAAGAACTGATAATGAGTCTTCCTGTTCCTTTCAAGGAGAAGATTGTAGCCCTTTTCTGA
- a CDS encoding glycosyltransferase family 2 protein, which translates to MYREKKISVVIPCYNEEEGIALVIPSLPESVDEIVVVDNNSTDGTSNVAKELGARVVFEKRKGYGAAYKAGLPAVTGDITVTMDGDGTYAVEQIEECIDHLLDNDLDFVSASRFPLKDQNSMNLSNQLGNWILTAGTFLLFFRAINDSQSGMWIYKSEIYPKLQLESNGMPLSEEIKINAIRHPEIRFDEYHVNYHPRVGEVKLNKWKDGFENLLYLVKLRFKPLK; encoded by the coding sequence ATGTATCGTGAAAAAAAGATATCAGTAGTCATCCCGTGTTATAACGAAGAAGAGGGAATCGCCCTTGTAATACCCTCGCTTCCAGAATCTGTGGATGAAATCGTCGTAGTCGATAACAATTCCACTGACGGGACATCGAATGTCGCGAAAGAGCTGGGAGCTAGAGTAGTATTTGAAAAACGCAAAGGATACGGGGCAGCATACAAAGCAGGGTTGCCTGCTGTAACGGGTGATATAACGGTCACAATGGACGGGGATGGCACGTACGCTGTCGAGCAGATCGAGGAATGCATCGATCACCTTCTCGATAACGATCTCGACTTTGTATCAGCATCAAGATTTCCATTGAAAGACCAGAATTCTATGAACCTGTCCAACCAGCTCGGGAACTGGATTCTCACTGCTGGCACGTTCCTCCTTTTTTTCAGGGCTATTAACGACTCACAGTCAGGCATGTGGATATACAAGAGCGAGATCTATCCCAAGCTTCAACTTGAGAGCAACGGTATGCCTCTCAGTGAGGAGATCAAGATAAACGCTATTCGTCATCCCGAGATCAGATTTGACGAATATCACGTCAATTATCATCCACGAGTCGGCGAAGTCAAACTGAACAAGTGGAAGGATGGCTTCGAGAATCTTCTCTACCTCGTGAAGTTGCGCTTTAAACCGTTGAAATGA